A region from the Janthinobacterium agaricidamnosum genome encodes:
- a CDS encoding L-serine ammonia-lyase: MDMSVFDLFKIGIGPSSSHTVGPMVAARRFLVEYGPLDQVVGVEAALYGSLALTGVGHATDKAVILGLMGETPQDVVPDEVDSKLAAIEAAGEIALLGTHVVPFTAATGLIWHKSESLPEHPNGMRFTLKLADGSRVDKVYYSIGGGFIREAGEAQAEAAVESAASARVVFPFDTMEQLLAHGVESGLSIPEMLRANECVKRSETELDEGLDRIWHVMRDCIAHGLETTGNLPGGLNVKRRAAKLWRLAQEAKASDNRANDLPHDAVHLVSLYAMAVNEENAAGGRVVTAPTNGAAGIIPAVLRYYAQDCRPSDPVGGVRRFMLTAAAIGMLCKRNASISGAEVGCQGEVGVACAMAAAGLVAALGGTNEQIENAAEIGIEHHLGMTCDPIGGLVQIPCIERNGMGAVKAITAASLALKGDGTHFVSLDEVIETMRQTGADMQDKYKETSLGGLAIHVITVNHAAC; the protein is encoded by the coding sequence ATGGATATGAGCGTATTTGACCTGTTCAAGATCGGCATCGGGCCGTCGAGTTCCCACACGGTGGGGCCGATGGTGGCGGCGCGGCGTTTTCTGGTCGAATACGGTCCGCTGGACCAGGTAGTGGGCGTCGAGGCGGCCCTGTATGGCTCGCTGGCGCTGACGGGCGTGGGCCATGCCACGGACAAGGCCGTCATTCTTGGCCTGATGGGCGAAACGCCGCAAGACGTGGTGCCCGACGAAGTCGACAGCAAGCTGGCCGCCATCGAGGCGGCCGGCGAGATCGCGCTGCTGGGCACGCACGTGGTGCCGTTTACGGCGGCCACGGGCTTGATCTGGCACAAGAGCGAATCCTTGCCCGAACACCCGAACGGCATGCGTTTTACGCTGAAACTGGCTGACGGCAGCCGCGTCGACAAGGTGTATTACTCGATCGGCGGCGGCTTTATCCGCGAGGCAGGCGAAGCCCAGGCGGAAGCTGCCGTGGAATCGGCCGCGTCCGCCCGCGTCGTCTTCCCCTTCGACACCATGGAGCAGTTGCTGGCGCATGGCGTGGAAAGCGGCCTGTCGATCCCTGAAATGCTGCGCGCCAATGAGTGCGTCAAGCGCAGCGAGACGGAACTCGATGAAGGCCTGGATCGCATCTGGCACGTCATGCGCGACTGCATCGCGCACGGCCTGGAAACGACGGGCAACCTGCCGGGCGGCTTGAACGTCAAGCGCCGCGCCGCCAAACTGTGGCGATTGGCGCAGGAAGCGAAGGCGTCGGACAACCGCGCCAACGACTTGCCGCACGACGCCGTGCACCTGGTCAGCCTGTACGCGATGGCCGTCAACGAGGAAAACGCGGCCGGCGGCCGTGTGGTCACTGCCCCGACCAACGGCGCCGCCGGCATCATCCCGGCCGTGCTGCGCTACTACGCGCAGGATTGCCGCCCCAGCGATCCGGTCGGCGGCGTGCGCCGCTTCATGCTGACGGCAGCGGCCATCGGCATGTTGTGCAAACGCAATGCCTCGATCTCGGGCGCCGAAGTGGGTTGCCAGGGCGAAGTGGGCGTGGCCTGCGCCATGGCGGCAGCCGGCCTGGTGGCGGCCTTGGGCGGCACGAATGAACAGATCGAGAACGCGGCCGAAATCGGCATCGAACACCACCTGGGCATGACCTGCGACCCCATCGGCGGCCTGGTGCAGATCCCGTGCATCGAACGCAACGGCATGGGCGCCGTGAAAGCCATCACGGCCGCCTCGCTGGCGTTGAAGGGCGACGGCACGCACTTCGTCAGCCTCGACGAAGTCATCGAAACCATGCGCCAGACGGGCGCGGACATGCAGGACAAGTACAAGGAAACGTCCCTGGGCGGCCTGGCCATCCACGTGATTACAGTCAACCACGCCGCTTGCTGA
- a CDS encoding AAA family ATPase, which produces MSLSKKPYLQSAALRSDAVVDLDHYPFTIPAIRDFVHMDFHPDVTFFVGENGSGKSTMLEALAVGLGFGKDGGTRNVHIALPSDEESGLHAHLRLSKSYKKPEDSYFLRAESFFNVATYMDAMPEYLGSYGGKSLHAQSHGEAFMATLINKLRGKGLYLLDEPEAALSPSRQMAALSVIHQLVQDDSQLIIATHSPILLAYPNAKILMFTGGGIHEVAYEDTEHYAVTRDFLNNYPRRLEQLFEEE; this is translated from the coding sequence ATGTCGCTGAGTAAAAAACCATATCTGCAAAGCGCCGCGCTGCGCTCCGACGCTGTCGTCGACCTCGATCACTATCCGTTCACCATCCCCGCCATCCGCGACTTCGTGCACATGGATTTCCACCCCGACGTGACGTTTTTCGTGGGCGAGAACGGCAGCGGCAAGTCGACCATGCTCGAAGCGCTGGCCGTGGGGCTGGGCTTCGGCAAGGATGGCGGCACGCGCAACGTGCACATCGCCCTGCCGTCGGACGAGGAATCGGGCTTGCATGCACACTTGCGCCTGAGCAAGAGCTATAAAAAACCCGAGGACAGCTATTTCCTGCGCGCCGAAAGCTTTTTCAACGTCGCCACCTACATGGACGCCATGCCGGAATACCTGGGCAGCTACGGCGGCAAGTCGCTGCACGCGCAGTCGCACGGCGAAGCGTTCATGGCGACCCTGATCAACAAGCTGCGCGGAAAAGGCTTGTATTTGCTGGACGAACCGGAGGCGGCCCTGTCGCCCAGCCGCCAGATGGCGGCTTTATCGGTGATCCACCAGCTGGTGCAGGATGACTCGCAGCTGATCATCGCCACCCACTCGCCGATTCTGCTCGCCTACCCGAACGCGAAAATCCTGATGTTTACAGGCGGCGGCATCCATGAGGTGGCGTATGAAGACACGGAACACTATGCCGTGACGCGCGATTTTTTGAATAACTACCCGCGCAGGCTGGAGCAGTTGTTTGAGGAGGAGTGA
- the thrC gene encoding threonine synthase, with amino-acid sequence MHYVSTRADKAPSNPQQFSDILLGGLAPDGGLYLPEHYPQVTGAELNAWRTLSYADLACEILKKFATDIPAADLKALTAKTYTKAVYKNARAGENAADITPLRVLEENVVKGGSTTLMLQALSNGPTLAFKDMAMQLLGNLFEYTLAKHDAELNIFGATSGDTGSAAEYAMRGKKGIRVFMLSPHKKMSAFQTAQMFSLQDPNIYNIAVEGVFDDCQDMVKAVSNDLPFKAKQKIGTVNSINWARVVAQVVYYFRGYLAATTSNEQKVSFTVPSGNFGNICAGHIARMMGLPISKLVAATNENDVLDEFFRTGVYRVRKSAETYHTSSPSMDISKASNFERFVYDLVGRDSERVRALFTKVETHGGFDLSGKPGSDGDEFKLVAKYGFKSGKSTHQDRLDTIRDVADDYGITIDTHTADGIKVAREHLEPNVPMIVLETALAAKFNETILEALGVDAERPAGFENIEDLPQKFVVMGTDVEKMKAYIAANTGL; translated from the coding sequence ATGCATTACGTGTCTACCCGCGCTGACAAAGCGCCATCGAATCCGCAGCAATTCTCCGACATCCTTCTGGGCGGCCTGGCCCCCGATGGCGGACTGTATCTCCCTGAACACTACCCGCAAGTCACTGGTGCCGAGCTCAATGCCTGGCGCACATTGTCGTATGCCGACCTGGCCTGCGAAATCCTGAAGAAGTTCGCCACCGATATCCCGGCCGCGGACCTGAAGGCACTGACGGCGAAAACCTATACCAAGGCAGTCTACAAGAACGCCCGCGCCGGCGAAAACGCGGCCGACATCACGCCGCTGCGCGTACTCGAAGAAAACGTCGTCAAGGGCGGATCGACCACGCTGATGCTGCAGGCGCTGTCGAACGGCCCGACCCTGGCCTTCAAGGACATGGCCATGCAGCTGCTGGGCAACCTGTTCGAATACACCTTGGCCAAGCACGACGCCGAACTCAATATCTTCGGCGCCACGTCCGGCGACACGGGCAGCGCGGCCGAATACGCGATGCGCGGCAAGAAGGGCATCCGCGTCTTCATGCTGTCGCCGCACAAGAAAATGAGCGCCTTCCAGACGGCGCAGATGTTCAGCCTGCAAGACCCGAACATCTACAATATCGCCGTCGAAGGCGTGTTCGACGACTGCCAGGATATGGTGAAAGCCGTGTCGAACGACCTGCCGTTCAAGGCGAAACAGAAGATCGGCACCGTCAATTCCATCAACTGGGCGCGTGTCGTGGCGCAGGTCGTGTATTACTTCCGCGGCTACCTGGCGGCCACCACCAGCAACGAGCAGAAAGTGTCGTTCACGGTGCCGTCGGGCAACTTCGGCAATATCTGTGCCGGCCATATCGCCCGCATGATGGGCTTGCCCATCTCGAAACTGGTGGCCGCGACGAATGAAAACGACGTGCTCGACGAATTCTTCCGCACGGGCGTCTACCGCGTGCGCAAGTCGGCCGAGACGTACCACACGAGCAGCCCGTCGATGGATATCTCGAAAGCGTCGAACTTCGAGCGCTTCGTCTACGACCTCGTGGGCCGCGACAGCGAGCGCGTGCGCGCCCTGTTCACGAAAGTGGAAACGCACGGCGGCTTTGACCTCTCCGGCAAACCTGGCAGCGATGGCGACGAGTTCAAGCTGGTGGCCAAATACGGCTTCAAGTCGGGCAAGTCCACGCACCAGGACCGCCTCGACACCATCCGCGACGTCGCCGACGACTACGGTATCACCATCGACACGCACACGGCCGACGGCATCAAGGTGGCGCGCGAACACCTGGAGCCGAACGTGCCGATGATCGTGCTGGAAACGGCGCTGGCGGCCAAGTTCAACGAAACCATCCTCGAAGCGCTGGGCGTGGACGCGGAACGCCCGGCCGGCTTCGAAAACATCGAGGACTTGCCGCAAAAGTTCGTTGTGATGGGCACGGACGTGGAAAAAATGAAGGCGTATATCGCCGCCAATACGGGCTTGTGA
- a CDS encoding molybdopterin molybdotransferase MoeA, translating to MTDASTVRKPMLSVAEAQAFMLGAARPVTEVELVDTMRANGRVLATAQTSTLNVPERDNTQMDGYAVRASDCASGAASLPVSQRIAAGHVGQPLQPGTAARIFTGALIPEGADCVVMQEQCTAADGMVTVNHVPKAGEWVRRQGEDIRAGGEILGAGRRLRSQEMGLAASVGLAQLPVLRKLRVAVFFTGDELAMPGEPLVPGAVYNSNRFTLRGLLENLGCEITDLGIVPDSLEATRAVLRQAAQGNDLIITSGGVSVGEEDHIKPAVEAEGRLNMWQIAVKPGKPLAFGEVREAFFIGLPGNPVSSFVTFLLFVRPFILRLQGAAGSLAPRSYKLPAAFERLKADKRNEFLRAKVNDEGELELFANQSSGVLTSTVWGDGLIDCPPGLSIARGDMLRFIPFNELLY from the coding sequence ATGACGGACGCCAGCACTGTACGCAAACCCATGCTGTCGGTGGCCGAAGCGCAAGCCTTCATGCTGGGCGCGGCGCGCCCGGTGACCGAGGTGGAGCTGGTCGACACCATGCGCGCCAACGGCCGCGTGCTGGCCACGGCGCAAACGTCGACCCTGAACGTGCCCGAGCGCGACAACACGCAGATGGATGGCTATGCCGTGCGCGCCAGCGATTGCGCCAGCGGCGCGGCCAGCCTGCCCGTGTCGCAGCGCATCGCGGCCGGTCACGTGGGCCAGCCCTTGCAGCCGGGGACGGCGGCGCGCATTTTTACGGGCGCGCTGATCCCCGAAGGCGCCGACTGCGTCGTGATGCAGGAGCAGTGCACGGCGGCGGACGGCATGGTGACGGTCAACCACGTGCCGAAAGCCGGGGAATGGGTGCGCCGTCAGGGCGAGGATATCCGCGCCGGCGGCGAAATCCTCGGCGCGGGCCGGCGCCTGCGCAGCCAGGAAATGGGCCTGGCCGCTTCCGTGGGCCTGGCGCAGTTGCCGGTGCTGCGCAAGCTGCGCGTGGCCGTGTTCTTCACGGGCGACGAGCTGGCCATGCCGGGCGAACCTTTGGTGCCGGGCGCCGTCTACAACTCGAACCGTTTTACCTTGCGCGGCCTGCTGGAAAACCTCGGCTGCGAGATCACGGACCTGGGCATCGTGCCCGACAGCCTGGAAGCGACGCGCGCCGTGCTGCGCCAGGCGGCGCAGGGCAATGATTTGATCATCACCTCGGGCGGCGTGTCCGTGGGCGAGGAAGACCATATCAAGCCGGCCGTGGAAGCGGAAGGGCGGCTGAACATGTGGCAGATCGCCGTCAAGCCGGGCAAGCCGCTGGCGTTTGGCGAAGTGCGGGAGGCGTTCTTTATCGGCTTGCCCGGCAATCCCGTCTCCAGTTTCGTCACGTTTTTGCTGTTCGTGCGCCCGTTCATCCTGCGCCTGCAGGGCGCGGCGGGCAGCCTGGCGCCGCGCAGCTACAAGCTGCCGGCCGCGTTCGAGCGCCTGAAGGCGGACAAGCGCAACGAGTTCCTGCGCGCCAAAGTGAATGATGAGGGCGAGCTGGAATTGTTCGCCAACCAGAGTTCGGGCGTGCTGACGTCCACCGTGTGGGGCGACGGTTTGATCGATTGCCCGCCGGGGCTGTCGATTGCGCGCGGCGACATGCTGCGTTTTATTCCGTTTAACGAATTGCTGTACTAA
- a CDS encoding MoaD/ThiS family protein — protein sequence MKINLRFFASVRELVGTGHEVLEVAGPLTVGEVRNLLIARGGNWEYALAQGRALRTAHKQVMCDAHTVIGEGDEVAFFPPVTGG from the coding sequence ATGAAGATCAATCTGCGATTTTTTGCCAGCGTGCGCGAACTGGTGGGCACGGGTCACGAAGTGCTGGAAGTGGCCGGGCCGCTGACGGTGGGCGAGGTGAGAAACCTGCTGATCGCCCGCGGCGGCAACTGGGAGTACGCGCTGGCCCAGGGCCGCGCGCTGCGCACGGCGCACAAGCAGGTGATGTGCGATGCCCACACCGTGATCGGCGAAGGCGACGAGGTGGCGTTCTTCCCGCCCGTAACGGGCGGCTGA